In a genomic window of Aricia agestis chromosome 2, ilAriAges1.1, whole genome shotgun sequence:
- the LOC121739618 gene encoding trypsin-like has protein sequence MKAAVISLVIIVCVAILAVSVMIKFASNLSEEERQRVHGLESYRIGQNILAKIDANLNTKIANRFPYVAAIVRNGSNSWNSVCFGSVILDKWLVTSAHCKKASTGFVRHKVLLLYDFTNNSSRLYDVVFWKAHERFNGSLLYDISVAAFDMRTTLKLKTSNVVEMQVPEVDACIWKTVSSMNRRMYLLNDIERYTLSVAPPERCGEFYNITINESQICVDLSSYEDCFIFEFGPVFWGNNLVGVLAQQPKDCEGKLAIFTNVSYFSPWITQTIKAAPF, from the coding sequence ATGAAAGCAGCCGTGATTTCTTTGGTCATCATTGTGTGTGTGGCTATACTGGCGGTAAGTGTTATGATAAAGTTCGCCTCAAACCTATCGGAAGAAGAGCGACAGCGCGTTCATGGACTAGAAAGCTATCGGATCGGTCAAAACATACTCGCCAAAATTGATGCTAATCTAAATACAAAAATAGCAAACAGATTCCCATACGTCGCTGCTATCGTAAGAAACGGCTCAAATTCTTGGAATTCAGTCTGTTTTGGCAGTGTTATTCTAGACAAATGGCTGGTGACTTCTGCGCACTGTAAGAAGGCGAGTACAGGTTTTGTACGCCACAAAGTCTTGCTGCTGTACGACTTTACAAACAACTCGAGTCGTCTGTACGACGTGGTTTTCTGGAAAGCACACGAGAGATTCAACGGTTCACTTCTTTACGACATATCGGTTGCAGCGTTCGATATGAGAACCACTTTAAAGCTTAAAACGTCGAACGTGGTAGAAATGCAAGTACCAGAAGTAGACGCCTGTATTTGGAAGACGGTTTCCTCGATGAATAGAAGGATGTACCTCTTAAATGACATAGAAAGATACACCCTGAGCGTGGCTCCGCCCGAGAGATGTGGCGAATTCTACAATATTACTATTAACGAGAGCCAAATATGTGTAGACTTGTCTAGCTATGAGGACTGCTTCATCTTTGAATTTGGTCCCGTATTTTGGGGAAATAATTTAGTCGGCGTTTTAGCACAACAGCCAAAGGATTGCGAAGGAAAGCTTGCAATTTTTACAAATGTTTCATATTTTTCGCCGTGGATTACCCAAACTATAAAGGCAGCACCAttttag